From the genome of Faecalibacterium prausnitzii:
AAGAATGGAAAATCAAGGGCTGATAAGACGTGTTCAGTCTGAAACGGACAAAAGGAAAACACTCCTGTTTCTGACTGAAAAAGCACATGCCTTAAAGGACGAATACGATTCTGTATCTGATAAAATGGGCAGTATTTACTACAAAGGTTTTTCGGAGGAAGAAATTACCCAGTTTGAGGAATGCCTCGACCGTATCAGAAAGAATCTTGAGGAGTGGCAGAAATCATGAGTGTTTGCATCAAAGATCAGATTCAAAACATGAATCTCGTCATCGGATGTACAGTGGGGTGTGCATATTGCTATGCCCGCAATAATGTGAAACGCTGGCATATGATTGATGACTTTGCTGACCCTGAATTCTTTCCGGGTAAGCTCAAGATGATGGAAAAGAAACGTCCGCAGAACTTTCTTCTTACCGGTATGAGCGATCTTTCCGGCTGGAAGTCAGAATGGAGAGACGAGGTATTTGAAAAAATCCGTGAAAATCCACAGCATCAGTTCCTGTTCCTTACAAAGCGACCAGATCTGCTGGATTTTGATACAGATTTGGAAAACGCATGGTTTGGTGTTACGGTGACGAGAAAAGCAGAACTGTGGCGTATTGACGCACTACGGGAAAATGTCAGAGCAAAACATTACCATGTTACCTTTGAGCCGTTATTCGACGATCCCGGCACAGTTGACCTTTCCGGAATCAATTGGATCGTTGTCGGCACCATGACCGGAGCTCAGAGCAGGAAGATTCATACGGAGCCGGAATGGGCATGGTCTCTGGCGGACCAGGCACATAAGCTCGGCATTCCGGTGTTTATGAAGGAAGACCTTGTTCCTATCATAGGGGATGAAAATATGATTCAGGAAATGCCGGAAGAATTTAATAAAGTGTTAGAGGTACAGAAATCATGGAAGAAGAAATAAATGGAATCCTCATTCGTGAGGTGGAAACAAAGAACATCATGACTAAGTCTAGTCTGCCGGTAGGTGGTTACTCGGTCAATCCCTATGTGGGCTGTACACATGCCTGCAAGTATTGCTATGCTTCTTTTATGAAGCGCTTTACCGGGCACACGGAAGAATGGGGCACTTTCCTTGATGTGAAGCATTGGCCGGAAATTAAGAATCCGAAGAAATATGCCGGACAGCGGGTGGTCATCGGTTCTGTGACAGATGGCTACAATCCACAGGAGGAGCAATTCGGGAATACCAGAAAACTTCTGGAGCAGCTGATCGGCAGTGACGCAGATATTCTGATCTGCACAAAGTCGGATCTTGTGGTACGAGATATTGATCTGCTGAAGAAGCTTGGACGAGTAACCGTTTCATGGTCGATCAACACACTAGATGAAAATTTCAAGAACGATATGGACTCTGCTTCTAGCATTGAGCGCCGTATCGCTGCTATGAAGCAGGTATATGAAGCAGGTATCCGTACAGTCTGTTTCGTATCTCCGGTATTCCCCGGTATCACGAATTTTGAAGCAATCTTTGAGCGGGTAAAGGATCAGTGCGATCTGTTCTGGCTCGAAAATCTCAATCTTCGAGGCGGTTTCAAAAAGACAATTATGGATTATATCGCCGGAAAATATCCTGATCTTGTACCACTTTACGACGAGATCTATAACAAGCATAACCGCAGCTACTTTGAAGCACTTGAAGTAAAAGCTGAGGAAATGGCTAAGAAGTATGATTGTCCCTTTGTGGATAATGAAATGCCTTATGGCAGAGTCCCGCAGGGACATCCGGTGATCGTAGATTATTTCTATCATGAGGAAATCCGAGGGACAGAAAATACCGGAAAAAGAAATCGTTCAACAGAAATTTTGTAAGAACTTTGAACGAGGGAGACTCCTTGTCCGAAGGGCAAGAAGGTGCAACCGAGAAGATTTAGAACAATTCCAGTTTGACGGAGTAATGAATATGAAAATCCGAGAAGTGAATGAGAATAAAAAGCAGTTTATATCATTATTGTTATTAGCTGATGAACAGGAGAGCATGGTTGATCGGTATCTTGAAAAAGGAACTATGTATGTGCTTGAAGACAATGATGTAAAAGCTGAATGTGTTGTCACCGATGAAGGTAATGAAATACTTGAAATCAAGAATATCGCAGTCGATCCGGAAAATCAGGGAAAGGGCTATGGCAAAGCACTAATTGATTTTCTTGCCGGTAAATATGCAGATGAATATTCTGTTTTGCAAGTTGGAACAGGTGACAGTCCATTGACGATACCATTTTATGAAAAATGTGGATTTGTTCGTTCTCACAAGATTCCCAATTTCTTTACCGATAATTATGACCACCTAATTAATGAGGGCGGTATACAACTAATAGATATGGTATATTTGCAAAGACATATATAACTTCCAGTTTACCACACGGGTACAGAGCTTTTGCTGCGGTACAAAACAAGCCGGGCGGTGAGATGAATCGCCGTCTGGCTTGTTGGCTGTGAGGGAAAGGCCACGATGGACCTTCCTGCATGGGGGTAAAACGCTGTCTCTGATGCGGCACTCCGGTCTTTTGCAGCCTGCTCCTTGCCAGAGCTGTGTGCAAAGCACAGTACACGGGCGGGTGCTGTTTTGTTGGGGTTTGTTCATGCCGTCAGAAGGGGGTAAAACATAATTTTTGCGGTGTTCCGTCCAGCAGATACCGGATATAGAGACGGTCGTTTTCCGCTTCTGCCTGCACCTGGGTGGCGTGCTCAAAGAGGGTGCGCAGACGGCGGTACTCTGCCCGCTGCGCATCCGTGTAGCGGGACGGCATATCCGAGGTAAGGAACACATTGCCCAGCAGGGCGTTGACCGTGGCAAGGGTGCGTTTTTGCTCTGCCGTCAACTTGCAGTTTTCCTCCCGGAGGAAGAACACATCCGGGTCGCTGCCATAGGCACGGCCATTGAGCTGCCGCCGGAATAGCGTGTTGTTGAGCGCCTGCTTTGTGGACACCCGCTCCCGGTGGAACAGGCGCATATACCACACATCGTCCCAGTCCAGCCCTACGTCACAGCTGACACGGCAGTAATCCACCAGCCCGAAAGCCGGCATCACCGGTACGCCGCAGCCGAGAATCTGCTTTTGCCCGCACCATGTGCGCAAAAGCTCCATAGCACGGTACATCCGGGCTGCCCGGCTCTCGCGGGCGTTGCCAAAGGGGGCAGCACCGTACAGAAAATCCAGCTTGACAAGGTCGAAGCCCCAGTCGTTCAGCACCCGGTCAAATACCCGGCGCAGATAATCCAGCACGGCCGGGTTGTCGATGTCCAGCGCATAAAAGCCGCTCCAGTTGCAGCCGCAGCACCACGGTGCACCGTTCACCTTCAGCAGCCAGTCCGGGTGCTGAAGGAAAAGGGCAGAGTCCTTTTCGCACACAAAGGGTGCAAGCCATAGCCCAGCCTGAAATCCGGCGGCGTGAATTTCCTCCACCATGCCTTTCAACCCGTGGGGGAATTTCTGTGCATCCGTTTCCAGCCAGTCGCCTACCTTCGGCTCCCAGCCATCGTCGATCTGGAACAGGTCTCCCAGACAAAGCAGGCTGCGACATCCGGTCAGATCCTCCCGGATGGTGTCCTCGGTGATGTCCTGATAGCGGTTGTACCAACTGGAATAGCCTGCCAGCTTCTTTTCAGTCCGGGGCTTGATGCCCATAGCCTGAAACCAGCCGTCGAACACCTCGGTCTCGCCGCCCTCGGCAAAAAACAGGTCAAGGAGTGGGAAACTGCCGCCGGGATGCTCCACCCCGGCGCAATCCCGCTCCAGCGTCAGCAGGGCGTTGCCGCTGTCGTAGCGGAGGATGGTGTAGCCCGGCTTCTCGTCCAGCGATGCGACCAGCCGAAACTGCTTGCCCTTGCGGAAATAGCAGTAGGAAAAGCCGTGGCTCTGCCCCTTTTGATGCCCATAAGGCGCAAAATGATAATCGCCGTAGCGGTCAAAGGCGTATTTCTTGCGCAGAAAGCCGGGGATGTGGTCGGTGCCGCGCAGCTTGCCGTTCCGGTCCAGCTCCGGGCTGTAGGTCCATGTCTGGTAGCCGTTCATGAACAGACGCTCGTCTGCTTCCATCGTCCACGGCAGCGTGGCACGCACCGCCTTCAGCGTCCCGGCGGGCAGGTCTGCCGTCAGATGCAGCGCACCGCCATTCTCCGTGACCGTGCAGTTGCCTGTCTGTACGCCGCCGGAAGTTTCCGCGTACCAGTGCAGCATTTCAGTCATGGTGCGTTTCCTCCCCGTGGAGCTGTGCGCTGATCTCGGCAGCGCGGGCATCGGTCAGAACAAACTTGCGGCGGAACAGCACCAGCGCACCAGCCAGCACCAGCATGGGCAGAACGGTCATCATCAGGCGCAGACCCAGCAGGGTTCCGGCGCTTTGTACTGCCACCGGGCCGGTCTCCTCCGTGTTGCCCACAAGACCGATGAGGTCCAGCCCGATGCCGGTCAGGAATACCGCCACGCCGGAGGCTGCCTTGACCACAAAGGTCTGCATGGAAAAGATCACGCTCTCCTCCCGGCGTCCGGTCTTGAGCTGACCGTAATCCACGCTGTTAGAAAGGAACAGGGTGGTCAGCACGGTCAACATTCCGTTGCAGGCGAACACCACCACGCCCGGAATGCACAGCAGCGCAAGGCTATGGGACAGGCCGGTCAGGCAGAACACCAGCAGGGTGGCGTAGCCGCACAGCGCCAGCACAAGGCTCAGATGGAATACCTGCGTGCTGCTGAACTTTTTGCGCAGCAAGGGGTAAAGCACCATCATGCCAAGGATCTGCGCCGCACCGCCCACGGTGGAAAACAGAGTGTAGGTGGCCTTCCAGCCCTCGCCGCCAAAGTCATATTTGAAGAAATAGATGATAAAGTTGGAGGTCAGATACAGTGCCGAGTTGATCAGCACGATGCTGCCCACCACGACCATAGCCTGATCGTTGCGGAACAGGGCGGAGAACATCTCCTTTACGGTGGCGGTC
Proteins encoded in this window:
- a CDS encoding radical SAM mobile pair system MarR family transcriptional regulator, with the protein product MKMNGGFLVTKIKQLGDRIFEKILSEKNMDAFNGAQGRILYVLWQEDGISIRSLSIKCGLAITSLTTMLERMENQGLIRRVQSETDKRKTLLFLTEKAHALKDEYDSVSDKMGSIYYKGFSEEEITQFEECLDRIRKNLEEWQKS
- a CDS encoding radical SAM mobile pair protein A, which produces MSVCIKDQIQNMNLVIGCTVGCAYCYARNNVKRWHMIDDFADPEFFPGKLKMMEKKRPQNFLLTGMSDLSGWKSEWRDEVFEKIRENPQHQFLFLTKRPDLLDFDTDLENAWFGVTVTRKAELWRIDALRENVRAKHYHVTFEPLFDDPGTVDLSGINWIVVGTMTGAQSRKIHTEPEWAWSLADQAHKLGIPVFMKEDLVPIIGDENMIQEMPEEFNKVLEVQKSWKKK
- a CDS encoding radical SAM mobile pair protein B; translated protein: MEEEINGILIREVETKNIMTKSSLPVGGYSVNPYVGCTHACKYCYASFMKRFTGHTEEWGTFLDVKHWPEIKNPKKYAGQRVVIGSVTDGYNPQEEQFGNTRKLLEQLIGSDADILICTKSDLVVRDIDLLKKLGRVTVSWSINTLDENFKNDMDSASSIERRIAAMKQVYEAGIRTVCFVSPVFPGITNFEAIFERVKDQCDLFWLENLNLRGGFKKTIMDYIAGKYPDLVPLYDEIYNKHNRSYFEALEVKAEEMAKKYDCPFVDNEMPYGRVPQGHPVIVDYFYHEEIRGTENTGKRNRSTEIL
- a CDS encoding GNAT family N-acetyltransferase, with translation MKIREVNENKKQFISLLLLADEQESMVDRYLEKGTMYVLEDNDVKAECVVTDEGNEILEIKNIAVDPENQGKGYGKALIDFLAGKYADEYSVLQVGTGDSPLTIPFYEKCGFVRSHKIPNFFTDNYDHLINEGGIQLIDMVYLQRHI
- a CDS encoding glycoside hydrolase family 36 protein — protein: MTEMLHWYAETSGGVQTGNCTVTENGGALHLTADLPAGTLKAVRATLPWTMEADERLFMNGYQTWTYSPELDRNGKLRGTDHIPGFLRKKYAFDRYGDYHFAPYGHQKGQSHGFSYCYFRKGKQFRLVASLDEKPGYTILRYDSGNALLTLERDCAGVEHPGGSFPLLDLFFAEGGETEVFDGWFQAMGIKPRTEKKLAGYSSWYNRYQDITEDTIREDLTGCRSLLCLGDLFQIDDGWEPKVGDWLETDAQKFPHGLKGMVEEIHAAGFQAGLWLAPFVCEKDSALFLQHPDWLLKVNGAPWCCGCNWSGFYALDIDNPAVLDYLRRVFDRVLNDWGFDLVKLDFLYGAAPFGNARESRAARMYRAMELLRTWCGQKQILGCGVPVMPAFGLVDYCRVSCDVGLDWDDVWYMRLFHRERVSTKQALNNTLFRRQLNGRAYGSDPDVFFLREENCKLTAEQKRTLATVNALLGNVFLTSDMPSRYTDAQRAEYRRLRTLFEHATQVQAEAENDRLYIRYLLDGTPQKLCFTPF
- a CDS encoding glycoside-pentoside-hexuronide (GPH):cation symporter encodes the protein MELTLKQKTAFGIGAVGKDMVYALSASYVMYYYQDVLGLSASFVGVVLMAARFFDAFNDPFMGVLVAKTRTRWGRFRPWIFSGTLLNALVLYALFAAPVLDEAALMVYFSVVYILWGVTYTMMDIPYWSMIPAVTRTPKDRENLSMVGRTCAGVGSALIAMFTMLLVGILGGDSERAGFRWVALIVAVIFAVTELVCCISMKETTPSEMKTATVKEMFSALFRNDQAMVVVGSIVLINSALYLTSNFIIYFFKYDFGGEGWKATYTLFSTVGGAAQILGMMVLYPLLRKKFSSTQVFHLSLVLALCGYATLLVFCLTGLSHSLALLCIPGVVVFACNGMLTVLTTLFLSNSVDYGQLKTGRREESVIFSMQTFVVKAASGVAVFLTGIGLDLIGLVGNTEETGPVAVQSAGTLLGLRLMMTVLPMLVLAGALVLFRRKFVLTDARAAEISAQLHGEETHHD